The window TGCCAATTGCTGTGGCGGCAAGGGGTGCAGGCTTTTTTGCCCACGATTGTGACCACGGCGATCGAGAAAGTTCACCAAAGCCTGGCCACGCTGGCGGCCTATCAGGACTACCGAACCCAATACCCAGCGGGCGATCGGGCGGAAATTTGGGGCGCACATCTTGAGGGGCCGTTCCTGAATCCACAAAAGCGCGGGGCCCATCCACAGCAATTCCTGTTGCCCCTGACGGTCAATCAGGTGGCGGCGGTGGTTGGCTCCCACGCGGCCCAGGTGGCCAAGATGACCCTCGCGCCGGAATTGGATCCCACGGGCGAGGCGATCGATTGGCTGCGATCGCGCGGAATTACCGTCAGCCTTGGCCATTCCCAGGCCACGGCAGCGGAAGCCATGGCCGCGTTCGATCGGGGAGCCACCATGGTCACCCATGCTTTTAATGCCATGCCGCCACTGCACCATCGGGAACCGGGGCTTTTGGGTGCGGCCATTGTTCGATCGGGCGTGCGCTGTGGCTTCATTGCCGATGGGGTGCATGTGTGTCCCACCATGTTGCAAGTGCTGTTGCGGGCCAGCGAGGGCCCCAGGGGGCTGTTTATGGTGAGCGATGCCTTGGCTCCCTTGGGGTTGCCCGACGGAATCTATCCTTGGGATGAACGCACCATTGAGGTGAAAAACGGCACAGCTCGCCTGTCCGATGGCACTTTGTCGGGCACAACCCTCAGCCTGCTGGAGGGGGTTTTGAACCTGATTCGTTGGCAACTTTGCACCCCGGAACAGGCGATCGCCCTGGCCACCATTGCGCCGCGTCGGGCCCTGGGTCGGCTGCCCGAGTCGGCGGATCCCTACGGTGGCGAGTCGCCAGCCCAACTGCTGCGTTGGCATCGACAGCCGGACGGCCAATGGACTTGGCGACGGCTACAGGGCCCCTAGGGTGAGGAGAAAAAGGAAAAAGGAAAAAGGAAAAAGGGAGAAGGAAAAAGGAAAATTTGGGCTAGCCGTTCTATTTCTCTGTGTTTTTTCTCTGTGTTTTTTGCCTTTTGCCTTTTGATTTTTACCTTTCTTGAACCATGTCTTTAACGATCGTGCTGGTGGAACCGGCCGGGCCGCTGAATGTGGGTTCCGTCGCGCGGGTGATGAAGAATTTTGGGTTGCGGCGGCTGGTATTGGTGAATCCCCAATGCGATCGATTGGGGCGCGAAGCCCTGCAAATGGCCATCCACGCACGGGATTTGCTGGAGGAAGCAATCGAGGTGGCCAGCTTGCCCGAGGCCCTGGCCGGGTGCGATCGGGTTGGAGCCACGATCGGGCGAGATTGGGATTCTCCTGTGCCGGTGCGGGAACCAGCGGCGGCCTTGCCTTGGTTGCGGGCCGGGCGATCGGCGGCGTTGGTCTTTGGGCGGGAAGATCGGGGCTTGACCAACGACGAGCTGAAATATGCCCAACAACTCATCCGCATTCCCACCAGCGATGACTATCCCTCCATGAACTTGGCCCAAGCGGTGGCGGTTTGTGCCTATGAGTGGGCCCGCCCAACCCCAGAAACCAGCCCTGGCCCCGAGGTTGCTCTTCACCCCCAAGTGGCCCCCGGGCCGATCGCCCTGGCCCCCTTTGAGCAAGTGGAGCATTTCCATCAAGATTTGGCAGATTTGTTGTTGCGATCGGGCTTCTTATATCCCCACACGGCCAGCAGTCGCATGGAAAAATTGCGGCGAATCTTGCAGCGGGCAAATCCTTCCCAAAATGATGTGGCGCTGTTGTGGGGAGCCATTAAGCAACTGAATTGGGCGATCGACCATTTGCCGCGCCCCAACTCTGGCCAGTAAAATGCCAGCCATCCCGATCTTGAGATTGGCTCGGGATGGCCGCCA is drawn from Limnothrix sp. FACHB-406 and contains these coding sequences:
- the nagA gene encoding N-acetylglucosamine-6-phosphate deacetylase, with translation MTHWQNRRIHRARLIDRPGLYDLTCDDRGLVAEIDPHDPKIFGVGDRADTLLNADAIDLHGDWLSPGGVDLQINGALGLAFPDLTLADLPQVDRICQLLWRQGVQAFLPTIVTTAIEKVHQSLATLAAYQDYRTQYPAGDRAEIWGAHLEGPFLNPQKRGAHPQQFLLPLTVNQVAAVVGSHAAQVAKMTLAPELDPTGEAIDWLRSRGITVSLGHSQATAAEAMAAFDRGATMVTHAFNAMPPLHHREPGLLGAAIVRSGVRCGFIADGVHVCPTMLQVLLRASEGPRGLFMVSDALAPLGLPDGIYPWDERTIEVKNGTARLSDGTLSGTTLSLLEGVLNLIRWQLCTPEQAIALATIAPRRALGRLPESADPYGGESPAQLLRWHRQPDGQWTWRRLQGP
- a CDS encoding RNA methyltransferase is translated as MSLTIVLVEPAGPLNVGSVARVMKNFGLRRLVLVNPQCDRLGREALQMAIHARDLLEEAIEVASLPEALAGCDRVGATIGRDWDSPVPVREPAAALPWLRAGRSAALVFGREDRGLTNDELKYAQQLIRIPTSDDYPSMNLAQAVAVCAYEWARPTPETSPGPEVALHPQVAPGPIALAPFEQVEHFHQDLADLLLRSGFLYPHTASSRMEKLRRILQRANPSQNDVALLWGAIKQLNWAIDHLPRPNSGQ